The following proteins are encoded in a genomic region of Montipora foliosa isolate CH-2021 chromosome 8, ASM3666993v2, whole genome shotgun sequence:
- the LOC137968573 gene encoding uncharacterized protein, producing MANLSIAEASLYVPESTDPSSGELSSNTQVHSASLRLRRYRLNDFLAASENPVLAAQKKPWKELGSKQKRQYIGTTRDAVVPMLDAISPEDNASLWEALLQSGEVEKSLGLPATVTPADDKYLQNFANTYSNASTWDTKRQVLSIMADLVPFRILQRYLPDITEYRVKAARHHALRYGRGVPVTTTKSPRMRVDRRQLDHFLAFVTSPHVIQYLPFGQKVLTLADGTVLETPNLTRTFIPERIVAQYREYCKEVDFTPFSRSTMLRILDCCSATVRKSLQGLDYLAADGAKAFDDLITILPRLSCDRDWLDRLWRSLKEGKQYIKADYKVS from the coding sequence ATGGCTAATTTGTCTATCGCAGAGGCCAGTCTCTACGTCCCAGAAAGCACAGATCCAAGTAGTGGTGAACTGTCCAGCAACACACAAGTCCACAGTGCCAGTTTGCGACTACGTCGGTACAGACTCAACGATTTCTTGGCAGCAAGTGAAAATCCAGTCTTGGCGGCACAAAAGAAGCCTTGGAAGGAACTGGGCTCGAAACAAAAACGGCAATATATCGGGACAACAAGGGACGCAGTTGTGCCGATGCTGGATGCGATAAGTCCGGAAGATAATGCAAGTCTGTGGGAGGCTCTTCTGCAGTCTGGTGAGGTCGAGAAATCCCTTGGACTGCCCGCGACAGTTACCCCTGCAGATGATAAGTACCTCCAGAACTTCGCCAACACCTACAGCAATGCATCTACTTGGGATACAAAGCGTCAGGTTCTCTCAATTATGGCAGACCTTGTACCGTTCAGGATACTACAGCGCTACCTACCTGATATAACAGAATATCGGGTAAAGGCTGCAAGGCATCATGCATTGCGGTATGGTCGTGGAGTTCCAGTCACAACTACCAAGAGCCCCCGTATGCGTGTCGATCGGCGCCAGCTAGATCATTTCCTCGCCTTTGTCACGAGTCCTCATGTGATTCAATATCTTCCTTTTGGCCAAAAGGTGCTAACGCTGGCTGACGGTACTGTACTTGAGACACCTAATCTCACTAGAACCTTCATCCCTGAGCGTATTGTGGCGCAGTACAGAGAATACTGCAAGGAGGTGGACTTCACGCCATTTAGCAGGTCTACAATGCTGCGAATACTCGACTGTTGCTCAGCCACTGTGCGCAAATCCCTCCAAGGCCTGGATTACCTTGCAGCGGACGGTGCTAAAGCATTCGATGACCTCATCACTATCCTCCCAAGACTGAGCTGTGACAGGGATTGGCTTGACCGCCTTTGGAGATCCCTCAAGGAGGGGAAACAATACATCAAGGCGGACTATAAGGTTAGCTAG